The following proteins are co-located in the Nitrospinota bacterium genome:
- a CDS encoding site-specific integrase: protein MTVREALIEYMVDYKAEGKKAESTTQYTIDAHILPTFGDTRISDLESPAIRKWHRDLVTAPLRKRGGTMVEIDLDDPEVLRKRRASANRILTVLKAGLNFVFGNDYLHKEQNDLAWRRISAFKEVNPDPDDIRWLSVKELRRLANACPSDLRTLVEGASHTGARYGELRRLQVRDFANRAITIRYRVGKT from the coding sequence ATGACTGTGCGAGAAGCACTGATTGAGTACATGGTTGATTACAAAGCGGAAGGCAAAAAAGCTGAGTCAACCACGCAGTACACAATCGACGCCCACATCCTCCCCACGTTCGGCGATACTCGAATCAGCGACCTCGAAAGTCCTGCCATACGCAAATGGCACCGCGACCTGGTCACCGCCCCACTCCGCAAACGTGGCGGCACCATGGTGGAGATAGACCTAGACGACCCGGAGGTATTGCGTAAGCGTCGGGCGTCGGCCAATCGAATACTGACGGTTCTAAAGGCTGGCCTCAACTTCGTGTTCGGGAATGACTACCTTCACAAGGAACAAAACGATTTGGCGTGGCGTCGTATCTCCGCGTTCAAGGAAGTGAATCCTGATCCCGACGACATTCGCTGGCTTTCGGTCAAGGAGTTGCGCCGTCTTGCCAATGCCTGCCCCTCGGACCTCAGGACGCTGGTCGAAGGCGCATCCCACACTGGCGCTCGATACGGCGAACTTCGGCGGCTACAAGTGCGTGACTTCGCGAATCGGGCGATCACAATTCGCTACCGGGTCGGCAAGACG
- a CDS encoding nitroreductase family protein, whose product MSDPAAKERLWEASYKQPKILEAPVTVICCGETTGWAATLEEMIAEGFRLGAVNEKYADHIRGAVSPVVEGWGPDLWVNRHVMIAGTCLMLAAESLGVQSCPMEGFVEEKVKEAFGIPDDVRVVCLVSLGFAVDPPKVFPGRLPLERLVFWEAYGQSKPEA is encoded by the coding sequence GTGAGCGACCCCGCCGCCAAGGAGCGCCTCTGGGAGGCGTCCTACAAGCAGCCAAAGATTCTCGAGGCCCCGGTGACGGTGATTTGCTGCGGCGAGACGACGGGGTGGGCGGCGACGCTCGAAGAGATGATCGCCGAGGGCTTCCGCCTGGGGGCCGTGAACGAAAAATATGCCGACCACATCAGGGGGGCCGTCTCCCCGGTCGTTGAGGGCTGGGGGCCGGATCTCTGGGTAAACCGGCACGTCATGATCGCGGGGACCTGCCTGATGCTCGCGGCCGAGAGCCTCGGCGTCCAGTCCTGCCCCATGGAAGGGTTCGTGGAGGAGAAGGTCAAGGAGGCCTTCGGCATCCCCGATGATGTGCGGGTGGTCTGCCTCGTCTCGCTCGGGTTCGCGGTCGACCCGCCCAAGGTCTTCCCGGGCCGCCTTCCCCTGGAGAGGCTGGTATTTTGGGAAGCCTACGGCCAATCCAAGCCCGAGGCCTGA